The genomic segment GCACTTTGTACATCACCAACCAAAATCACAGCGGTCCCCATGCCTCACTGGCAGAGATCTCCGCCAAGTGGCATGCACATCCtggcaccccagcacccagcgTGGGCTCACCTGATGGACTGGCTGGCTTTCCTGGTTATCGTCGGTGGTTCCCACTCATCCAGAGGAAATTCCTgtgtgggggaaggagagggagtgTGAAAGTGGGGTCAGCATCCCCCTCTCCAGCACCCCCCGACCCATCCCTGTCCAGGTGCAGTAGGCATGCAGGGGGTCTGCTGGGGCCCCCCGTGGGCACAGTACCCTCCACCCCAACCCAGGGTCATGCGTCAGGGGTGCGGGGTGGTGCCagtgctgctccccagcacagtCCCAGGGGGCTCACTCACCGGGGCGAAAGCTCTCCGGGGGGGCCAGGCGTCGCTCTCCTcccgcccggggcggggggccgggcaGCAGCAGTCGGGGCAGCGcacccagggctgggggtggcagCGGCAGGCGTGGCCGCGGGGCAGCGGTGGGGGGCACAGGTCCCCCCCGCAGTAGCGGCAGGGCTCGGGGCGCAGGGGAACCCCATAGGGGTAGGAGAAGCCCCGCAGGTACTCCAGCTCCCCCGGCCTCCCCAACGGCTTGTAGCAGGGGGGCTGCTCCCGGCAGCACTCGGCGTAGGGGCCGGCCGAGCCAGGGCGGCCGGGTGAAGGGGGGCCATAGGGCTGGTCCACGGAGAGGCGGCGGGTGTCCCGGCGCTCAGGGCCGGGGGGCTGGAAGGCACTGGGATCACCCGCCGGGGGCTTGCTGTGCCGGGGCGGCACCGGCCGGCTGCTCTCCTCAAAGAACCGGCGGCGGTCGGCGAAGGGCAGGAGGACGGCCTCATCGCTGCCCCGTGGCGGGGAGCTGGGGGCCGCCGGCCCCTGGCCGTAGCCCTCCAGCTCACCAGGGCTGGGTGAGCGCTGCGGCTGCAGCTTGCACTCCGGGGACCAGCGCCAGTGACCCCGGCCCGTTGGCACCGCCCGCTCGGGGGACGGGGGCCCTTTGGGGACCGGCAGCGGGTCAGGGGTGGGGATGCCCCGGTCCCCCGAGTGGCCGGGTTTCCTGCTGTCCTCGCTCGGTGTGGGGCTGAGATGCTCGGCCGGGGCACGGGGTCTGTCCGCCGGCACGCTGCCCTCAGGGggctcctctgcctcctccaccGGCTCCTCACCAGGCGGCGGGGCGCTGGGACCCCGGCTCTTCTGCAGCTGGGCCTTGCGCCGCTGGATCTCGTTGCGCAGGCTGGTGGCGAAGCGGTCACTGCGGCGGCGCATCTGAGCGGAGCGGTGGGGAGGACCCCCAGCCCGCCGGCCACCCACCCggctctcctcctccactgGCCCCTCGGTGCCGCGTGCCGGGCTGGCCCCCCGCCCATCCTGCCCGCAGGCTCGCTGCAGCTCGGGGCAGCAGTGGCAGGGCGGCAGGCGGCAGCACGGCTCCGGGCAGAGCGGGGGGTCCTGGGCAGCCCCTGCGGCCCCCGGCCGGCTGTCCTCAGGGTGCAGCGGGGAGAGGGTCCAGCGGTGCCCATCAGGGGCCGGCGAGGCTCGCCCGCTGCCGGTGCCCACCTGGAGGGAGCGGAGCTGGGAGGCCAGCAGCTGCTCGGGAGCACTGTGCCGGTGCGGCGCGTGACCCTTGAGGGGGGACAGCAATGGGTTGTCACCTGCTGCCGTGGCATTTGGCACTCGGTGCACACCGCCATCCGGGTACAGCCGGTCGCCAGGCTTCGTGCTCTCCCCCAGGAGCGGCTCAGCTGGGCACCGGTCCGGGTGGGAGCTCAGCATGTAATACTGGTCGGTGGAGAGACGGTCCTTCGTGGGGTACGGCGCCGGCGTCCTCCCGCCTgccgcctccccctccccgtcccGCTGGCAGAGGAAGGTGTCGGAGATCCACCGGCCCTTGGCGTGCAGCATGTCTGCTGACACCGACGCCCGGCGCCTGTCCCCTCCGccagccggggctgcccgcaGGCTGTCCCTCCTGACGGGGGGCTGGGGTGGCACAGGTGCTCGCCAGGCCTCGGGGTACCGGCTGGCGGGCGGCTCAGCCCCTGTGGTCAGGTAGCGCCCGTCGGGGGGCTTGCAGGGGCCTTGGAGGCTGGAGTCGACGGAGGCAGCCTCCTCGGGGCGGAGGGAGAGGGCGCAGTCGGAGGCGATGGAGCTGGCAGAGAAGGAGCTGTAGGCTGAGTCCCGCTTGCTGTGGTACATGCCCTGGTCAACGGGTGAGGGGTCCCCTTCATAGTAGGCCTGGCCGGGCTGGTCCAGGCTCTCCATGCTCCCGATGGAGCTGCTCCGGTCGGTGCTGCAGTGCCGGGACAGCGGGTTCCACTGCAGGGACAGCTCGCTGCCGCCCGGCCCCACGCCGGCATTAGGGGCGCCTGCCGCCCCCCACCCagctccccgccagcccctccAATGGGCACGAGATCCCGGGGACCCACCACCCCACCGCCACATACAGCCCCTCCAGGACAGGGGGGCACAGGCCGGCACAGCCCCAACCTGCCCTTCACCCCCAGGTTTGGGGGCAGCACCAAGGCTGCCCCGGTGCTGGCAGGGGGAGCAGGCACGGGGACACAGGGCGTGCGTGGCTCCGGCCACTCGGGACCTGCCCGCTCTGGCAGGGGGGCACTGGGACTCGGCAGCTCCTGGCCGGCTCCGGCAGAGCCACCGCCCCTTCCTGCCTGGAGCCGGCGAGTAAACAGGCAGGGGAAAGGGCAGCGCAGCGGCAGGACGCGGGGGGATGCCCAACAGCGGCGTGGGGCAAGCAAGCGAGCACCCACCCTGCACCCCCCCTGCTCCGACCCAAGCGGGTGCCCCGTCCGCCCCCTCCCCTCGCGTGGTCCCATGGGTGCCCCCGGGGGTGGGTCGGGGGTCTCACCTGACATCACACCCCGAGGgccaggagaggctgaaggCGTCAGCGGGGCAGTGCATGGCGGGGGCGTCGGGGCGGCTTTCGGCAAGCTTGGCCACGTGCCAGGAATGGGGCCGGAGGACGGGCACGCTCCTCCTGCCAAGAGCAACAGCGGGAGAGGACAAGAATGGGGAGGAAGCCGGGCCGAGGAACCGGGGCTGAAGTCACTTCCTACGGGGCTTCCTGTCCTCCCCAGGCCAGCGCCCGCCCGAGGGGGACGGTGGCGAGGAGGgtccagccctgccagcaccggtgctgggcagggggatCCCACAGTTCCCCCCGCTGCCAgggctcccctgcctgcagcgtCCCTGCTGCCGGCATCAACAGGGGACCGAGGACGtggccccagcacagcccacaGGCAATGCCCCGGCAGGGCGAGGGTCCCTGCCGGGACTGGACCAGCTCCGCGGGCACACCCTGGGGCCACATCTGTGTCCCCACCGCAAGCCTGACCTTCCCCCCTTGTTCCTCAGTCCCTCAGCATCTACAGCAAGCACCGGCCACATCACGTCCCCAGGGAGGGGTCCCATACCAGGCCCCGTCCCACCCCCTGTGCCAGGCAGCTGTGGGGGTCTCCAGTCCCCACAGCGCACGCAGGCAGCAGTGTCCAGTGCCACCGCACAGACATGTGGGCAGATGCCACCTCCTGTACCCCCCAAGTGCCCGGTGCTGCCCCAGCATCTGCCGGGTGGGCAGGGGGGGTGGCAGGGACGAGCTGCGGGGTCAGCGCAGGggtccctcccccccccagaGCCCCCAAACTCACCATGGATGATGCTGagccccggcacagccccgTGGCACCCCCTGCCCTGCGGGCAGTGCCCTGTGCCACCCTGGCCCCTGGGTGCCGCTGGAGCTGGAGCCCGGTCGGGATGCAGCCGGGGAGTGGATGCGGGTCGGGGGAGGGGGACGACTGCGGGGCCCGgccctgcctctccttcctttcccaggcaggcagc from the Gymnogyps californianus isolate 813 chromosome 9, ASM1813914v2, whole genome shotgun sequence genome contains:
- the SHROOM4 gene encoding LOW QUALITY PROTEIN: protein Shroom4 (The sequence of the model RefSeq protein was modified relative to this genomic sequence to represent the inferred CDS: deleted 1 base in 1 codon); its protein translation is MERAEGRPGAPQYVHVQLQGGAPWGFTLRGGLEHGEPLIVSKVEDGGKAALSRRLQPGDELVNISGTPLYGSRQEALILIKGSYRTLKMIVRRKERQGRAPQSSPSPDPHPLPGCIPTGSSSSGTQGPGWHRALPAGQGVPRGCAGAQHHPWRSVPVLRPHSWHVAKLAESRPDAPAMHCPADAFSLSWPSGCDVSTDRSSSIGSMESLDQPGQAYYEGDPSPVDQGMYHSKRDSAYSSFSASSIASDCALSLRPEEAASVDSSLQGPCKPPDGRYLTTGAEPPASRYPEAWRAPVPPQPPVRRDSLRAAPAGGGDRRRASVSADMLHAKGRWISDTFLCQRDGEGEAAGGRTPAPYPTKDRLSTDQYYMLSSHPDRCPAEPLLGESTKPGDRLYPDGGVHRVPNATAAGDNPLLSPLKGHAPHRHSAPEQLLASQLRSLQVGTGSGRASPAPDGHRWTLSPLHPEDSRPGAAGAAQDPPLCPEPCCRLPPCHCCPELQRACGQDGRGASPARGTEGPVEEESRVGGRRAGGPPHRSAQMRRRSDRFATSLRNEIQRRKAQLQKSRGPSAPPPGEEPVEEAEEPPEGSVPADRPRAPAEHLSPTPSEDSRKPGHSGDRGIPTPDPLPVPKGPPSPERAVPTGRGHWRWSPECKLQPQRSPSPGELEGYGQGPAAPSSPPRGSDEAVLLPFADRRRFFEESSRPVPPRHSKPPAGDPSAFQPPGPERRDTRRLSVDQPYGPPSPGRPGSAGPYAECCREQPPCYKPLGRPGELEYLRGFSYPYGVPLRPEPCRYCGGDLCPPPLPRGHACRCHPQPWVRCPDCCCPAPRPGREESDAWPPRRAFAPEFPLDEWEPPTITRKASQSISELSHYQLGFPRLGPFHPCFESAEPEWPPCYRATSTHDLSWDGDRLARSPESPPDPLHRPLRGRAFSESHLNLEPASPRGRDRRDLLRAKLDPPGIPKKKGPPPPRPPPPNWEKYRQRRMSQRLPDGSGHGSAFTAAPVPTRSIAEAVRERSQSLTGEQGGRSRGHAARPPAPPGAWPRPEPPGSLRRTPEPDAGSAEICRAAGAGEERPKAKHPWEMEEQPQRLSRNQERGWAGPRGVGECSLPLHGGPGPATPEAPKPSPGAAEGASCQGGRPQPRRMDSEELLWDVAGRDHSLAGILAPSAPLGTATEVMGELLVAGERQAWRERFQQDWRLEALAQDRQGFEPISPPPGSNASSTSYPVYYGAAAGKAEPLGKVKELPEVVEGSSEDEEEEVDRELVEKKLQLIESLSRKLAVLREAQRGLQEDISANGALGEDVAARLQALCTPGEFDKYRLFVGDLDKVVNLLLSLSGRLARVETALGSLGPHAPAEDKVALREKQRLLVAQLEDAKELKEHVGRREEAVGAMVARYLPAEHLQDYQHFVKMKSALIAEQRELEEKIKLGQEQLRCLRESLGQAPKGC